Genomic segment of Clostridium sp. Marseille-P299:
AGAAGACATATTTTGAATAATGTCATATTTGTATGCAATGTATGTAGTTATTGAACTAACAACGTTACCAAGCATCATACCGATGAGCGGTACCATAATTGCATTCTGAAATTTTAGACGAGATAATAATTGGACAAATAATAAGGTTCCAAATAACGATATAATAAATGCTATCGCTATCTTAAACATCTTATGTTCTCCACCTGCTAGAATAATTGCAAGTGCTACACCAAGCCGACACCATTCCATCGTTCCTGCCGTTGTTGGTGAAGTAAATTTATTTCCTGTTATCGTCTGCATAATTAAACCAGCGATACTAAGACCTGCGCCTGTTAATAGTATACTAAACAGCCTAGGTAGCCTACTTATCGTGATAAGGCGAATTGTCTCAAAATCACCACTTATTATCATCTTTAGGCTAACATCTTTTACACCGATCACGATGGACAATGCTGATAAAACAAGCAAGGAAATAAGTAAAATTACAAAGTTCTTTCGTGACTGTTTCATGTTTCCTCCAAATATAGCGAATTTATTTTTGATTCTAAGATTCATTCTCATTTAAAAAAGAAAAAAATAATAAAGGCTTAAATAACTGCCTTAATAAATTCATACAATCTTTAATTACTATAAATATCCGCCTTGATTATAATAACTGATTCCTTTCCTTTTTGCAATAAGGTACTTTTTATTACCTAGTTACTTTATGTAACCAACTACGTTACACTTTCTAAGAATATTATATTATTTAGTTACGTTATATGATCAAGCAGCGTTATATTTATTTAATTACATTAGACTGCTAATTACTTTGTACTACTAGATTCGCATTAATAGCCTTATAAGAATGATTCATTTCTCTCCACTCATTTAGTGCTTGGATAACTGGGGTTAGGCTTTTCCCGTAGTCTGTTAATTCATATTCTACTTTAACAGGAACTTCCAAAATAACATCTCTTATAACGAATCCTTCTTCTTCTAACTTACGCAAATTATCAGTTAATACTTTTGCACTAATTCCATGTACAAGCCGTTTTAACTCATTGAATCGTTTCTTTTCACTCAACAATGCCTCTATAATGAGAATCTTCCATTTATTCGAAAACAGATTAATCGTTTTATCAAATGAATAATCGATTATATCTTCTTCTTCATTCATCATGTCTTAGCCTCCTAAATATTATATTAACTTTATAACATATTCCCGATAGGATTACAAGGATATTATTTGTTTTATTTTAAATATTGTTCTGAAAATTAAAAAATTTCAAAAAATTACTAAAATTAGCGGCTAACTTGTGAAAAATTAGCCGCTCACTTTATTCATAATTTTTAAGTTACAATACCGATTATTCCTTGGCGATATAACGAAATACAATGCTGATTTATCAACGATATCACTGTTTTCTTCTAAAATATAGGTAAAGAATACATATAACAAACTTTACTTAATTAATTCATATACTTTTTCTAAAGCCTCATTTTGAGGGACCTCATAGTCTGGAATTAGTGCTTCGTCTGCTTTTGATTTATCGATTCTATACCATTTTTTATGTGATACATACAAATGAAGTTTTGAATATGGTAATTGAAATGTTAATAAGTCACCATAAGAATTTGGCATATTCCCTGATGCCTCACCAACTAACGTTCCTAAGTTATTATCTTTTATTAGCATAGCAAAATCCATTGCTGAACTAAAAGTACGAACATTTGTCAAAACAAAGATATTTCCGTCAAATACAACATCTTTTTTCTTGTTTTGACAAACGATATTCTTATTTTTTAATAAGTACCAGCCATATCTTATATCACAATCCCATGCAAGATAATTATCAACATCTATGTATTCTAGAAACGCATTAGCAACCATTGAATTACCACCACCATTGTTACGCAAATCAACTGCTATATTCTTGATTCCATATGTATTAACTTCATTAAAAAATTCTTCAAGAGCTGTTAAATACTCTTCATTATATGTACATGATGATAATGTTAATATAGCAAGATCATTTTCAGTATCAATGTCGTAATATACCCATTTCGTATCTTTATTCATATCGTATCCTATTACTTGCTCTATTGGAACAAAATCATAATGAAACTCTAATGGTCCATCCTTTGTTTGATACGAAAAAGTAACTCCATTTGTAGTATCAATGCCACAATAATTTAAATCTATTTGACTAATAATTTTACTGTTATAGAATAAGTCTTTTACATATGCTTCTGTTTCATAAGAAGATTGATTCTTAAATGTAGTAAGTATAGAATTGATATCAATACCATTAATTGAACTTGGTACTCCATACTCTTTTATTTGAATGAAATCAG
This window contains:
- a CDS encoding ABC transporter permease yields the protein MKQSRKNFVILLISLLVLSALSIVIGVKDVSLKMIISGDFETIRLITISRLPRLFSILLTGAGLSIAGLIMQTITGNKFTSPTTAGTMEWCRLGVALAIILAGGEHKMFKIAIAFIISLFGTLLFVQLLSRLKFQNAIMVPLIGMMLGNVVSSITTYIAYKYDIIQNMSSWLQGNFSLVIKGRYEILYLGLPFIIIAYIYANRFTIAGMGESFSTNLGLNHKRVVFIGLVIVAFLSSIIVVTIGSIAFVGLIIPNLVAMYKGDNIRGSLLETAMFGAVFVLICDLIGRTILYPYEVPISVVVSIIGSVIFLLVLFKKRKG
- a CDS encoding winged helix-turn-helix transcriptional regulator, with product MMNEEEDIIDYSFDKTINLFSNKWKILIIEALLSEKKRFNELKRLVHGISAKVLTDNLRKLEEEGFVIRDVILEVPVKVEYELTDYGKSLTPVIQALNEWREMNHSYKAINANLVVQSN
- a CDS encoding S41 family peptidase; this translates as MKLIRRLFKKRWFKVIFAIAILIGILGIYFFNFMYPYRKTVKKFEASLELTDTLSQKQAIKDLSYVMKHLKGYHPIYLENENQHIKDLEAQYQLEIESLQGNVSVLELWKATGRILAKLHDAHTNISYGSSEDYLYISDFIQIKEYGVPSSINGIDINSILTTFKNQSSYETEAYVKDLFYNSKIISQIDLNYCGIDTTNGVTFSYQTKDGPLEFHYDFVPIEQVIGYDMNKDTKWVYYDIDTENDLAILTLSSCTYNEEYLTALEEFFNEVNTYGIKNIAVDLRNNGGGNSMVANAFLEYIDVDNYLAWDCDIRYGWYLLKNKNIVCQNKKKDVVFDGNIFVLTNVRTFSSAMDFAMLIKDNNLGTLVGEASGNMPNSYGDLLTFQLPYSKLHLYVSHKKWYRIDKSKADEALIPDYEVPQNEALEKVYELIK